The sequence TGGGTACACAAATTGAAGTTTTACAGCTTAATGTATTGTAGAGTAGGAGTTGAACTTGTAGTTTATAAATGCATTTGTTGGACCAagcaaaaataattatattatccTATCCTGAgtttataaactaaaattttgtgGATAATCTCAGGGCAGAGGTGGGGAGGACTTATCTACAGAGCTCTCAGTTGCCCTTCAGAGATGCTTATTGGGTGGTAAAAGTGGTGCAGGTATCTCCTCTATGTAAAAGGTTACTGACTTATGTTCTGTTTCTCAGTTCTGTTAGTATTGTTGTAGATGCTTCTGAAAATTATAGTCTTGGTTGAATCTTGCTGTGTTAATTTAATGTGTATATTTTATGCCAGTGATGATATCTTCCCAAAACTTGCAAACTGCATACTTGGGAATTGGTTACTcggaaagaaaaattataattgctTGAGACTTGGTACACATAGAAATTGACTGTAGGATTGCTGATCCTTGTTGTTCTGGAAAAAAAATGCAAGGGAAACACTCAACAAAGAGAATTTCATAAGGTTGTTGATATGATCATGTATCTATACATTCCTTTTAGTCTCAGTCCTTGAATTCCTTGGCATTCATCATgtgaaagaaaattgattttcttttattagtgGGTTTGCATTCATGATCTTATTccatgttttataaaaattatttgctaGGGGCGGGAATTGATCTCTCATCTTTGATGATTGCCGAGGGTAAGATTTGCTGGGACCTATACATTGACGCACTTGTTGTTAGTTCAGATGGCAATCTACTGGATGCATTAGCTGCTGCTATCAAGGTGATAAATTCTGCAATTCAGAAAATATTAGTGCAATATatgtaattttcatttattgatcGAATCTTTTGGAGGTCAATCCATCTTGATGGATAGGCCAGGTAGATGTTATGAgattatgttttgattcatGAATAAGAAATCGGTTCTCCGTTAATTGAAGCTTCTGTTAATgtgacatatattttattttattttattttcttcttaataGGTTGGATTGAGCAACACAGGTATCCCAAAAGTTACAGTTGATCTTGGAACTGCACCAGATGACCAACCTGAGGTCGATGTCAGTGATGAAGAGTTCTTACAGTTTGACACATCCGGAGTTCCTCTCATAGTAACTGTAACTAAGGTGAGGGCTTTTCTTATGTGATGATTAGTGTTTATGTCTATGAGAACATAAGTAACATGCACATAATCAGGTTGGCAGGCACTACATCGTCGATGCAACCTCAGAAGAGGAGTCTCAAATGAGCACTGCAGTGTCAGTCTCAGTGAACAAGCGCGGGCATATCTGCGGGATGACGAAAAGGGGTGGTGCAGGCTTAGATTCTAGTGTTATTCTCGACATGATATCAGTCGCAAAACATGTGAGCGAACATCTGTTATCTGTACTTGATTCCGAGATTGCTGTTGCAGAAGCAGCTGCCATGTCCTGATCTTATTCAAAAATTGACAATTTGTAAAACTATTCACTTAATCAAGTTTACTGACTTTTATGTACTTGTGTTCGTGATTTAAATTATACTTGATTTATCAGTGAATAAGCCCATGAACAGGAGCCCAAGTCCTGGATAATATCCTCTATGAGGAACATAGGCTAAGAGCCACTCAAGTTTGCAGACATTATCCAAAAATGAGAAGCTGCTAAATAAGAGCAGTGAACAACTCCTTAGACACATTCATTCAAATGGAGGCCATCTATTCTTCACCCATTGGTCATCCAATTCATTCGTTTCTCGGCAATTATCCAACCCAATCAAGGCAGGCTTGCACACTC comes from Dioscorea cayenensis subsp. rotundata cultivar TDr96_F1 chromosome 15, TDr96_F1_v2_PseudoChromosome.rev07_lg8_w22 25.fasta, whole genome shotgun sequence and encodes:
- the LOC120277430 gene encoding exosome complex component RRP42, producing MVGLSSGEKHFIRGGIAQDLRSDGRQRLNYRPVSVEVGVIPQANGSARVRLGATDVIASIKAELGRPDPLRPDKGKVSIFVDCSPTAEPKFEGRGGEDLSTELSVALQRCLLGGKSGAGAGIDLSSLMIAEGKICWDLYIDALVVSSDGNLLDALAAAIKVGLSNTGIPKVTVDLGTAPDDQPEVDVSDEEFLQFDTSGVPLIVTVTKVGRHYIVDATSEEESQMSTAVSVSVNKRGHICGMTKRGGAGLDSSVILDMISVAKHVSEHLLSVLDSEIAVAEAAAMS